One genomic window of Pseudomonas sp. LFM046 includes the following:
- a CDS encoding ABC transporter permease: MNIALSAPALADAGQAVPAESRSLGRRVTLLLLLPSTLWFLLLLLLPLVIILVFSLGERSPVGGYSAALTLENYLNLGSRAKAFYNTLLLAPLGTLVCLVAAYPLAYFLAVKVQRSRSLLLTLVIVPFWTSFLIRTYAWIFILGGKGIPALLAMVGLDDVRLINTPTAVLIGIVYGYLPLMVFPIYVSLEKLDKRLLEASSDLGASAFETFRRVTLPLSAPGVITGAMLVFILLMGEFLIPAILGGGKVFFVGNALVDLFLQSRNWPFGSAVAMTLVAMMLVIIALYLKLVARYGKRGTEGML, encoded by the coding sequence ATGAACATCGCACTCAGCGCCCCGGCGCTGGCCGATGCGGGCCAGGCCGTGCCGGCGGAAAGCCGCAGCCTCGGCCGGCGCGTCACGCTGCTCCTGCTGTTGCCGTCCACGCTCTGGTTCCTGCTGCTGCTCCTGCTGCCGCTGGTGATCATCCTGGTCTTCAGTCTGGGCGAGCGCAGCCCCGTGGGGGGCTACAGCGCGGCCCTGACCCTGGAGAACTACCTGAACCTCGGGTCGCGGGCCAAGGCGTTCTACAACACCTTGCTCCTGGCGCCGCTGGGCACCCTGGTGTGCCTGGTGGCCGCCTACCCGCTGGCCTACTTCCTGGCGGTGAAGGTGCAGCGCAGCCGCTCCCTGCTGCTGACCCTGGTGATCGTGCCGTTCTGGACCAGCTTCCTGATCCGCACCTACGCCTGGATCTTCATCCTCGGCGGCAAGGGCATCCCGGCGCTGCTGGCCATGGTCGGGCTGGACGACGTGCGCCTGATCAACACCCCGACTGCGGTGCTGATCGGCATCGTCTACGGCTACCTGCCGCTGATGGTGTTCCCCATCTACGTCAGCCTGGAGAAGCTCGACAAGCGGCTGCTGGAGGCTTCATCCGACCTCGGCGCCAGCGCCTTCGAGACCTTCCGCCGGGTGACCTTGCCGCTCTCGGCGCCCGGCGTGATCACCGGCGCCATGCTGGTGTTCATCCTGCTCATGGGCGAGTTCCTGATCCCGGCCATCCTCGGCGGCGGCAAGGTGTTCTTCGTCGGCAACGCCCTGGTGGACCTGTTCCTGCAATCGCGCAACTGGCCGTTCGGCAGCGCGGTGGCCATGACCCTGGTGGCGATGATGCTGGTCATCATCGCCCTCTACCTGAAGCTGGTGGCGCGCTACGGCAAGCGCGGCACGGAGGGGATGCTCTGA
- a CDS encoding ABC transporter permease, producing the protein MWLRSYSTSLYLFLYAPIALIVLFSFNAGRSGLSFECCSTQWFGRAFGNPFIMEALGTSALIAFSSAVIATLFGTLAVFGLQRAGKRVRLFFDAMTYCAIIIPGIVIGIATLIAFISLFEVVNPLLDLLLGAGLPRLRMGLFTVIAAHSLFTMALVMVIVRTRVESLDKALLEASSDLYAPPLETFRRVTLPQIAPAILAGFLLAFTFSFDDFIIAFFVAGSETTLPIYIFSSIRRGITPEINAISTVIICVSLALLFTSRHLQNRRSGA; encoded by the coding sequence ATGTGGCTGCGCAGCTATTCCACCTCGCTTTACCTGTTCCTCTACGCGCCCATCGCGCTGATCGTGCTGTTCTCGTTCAACGCCGGACGCAGCGGGTTGTCCTTCGAATGTTGCTCGACGCAGTGGTTCGGCCGCGCCTTCGGCAACCCCTTCATCATGGAGGCCCTGGGCACCAGTGCGCTGATCGCCTTCAGCTCGGCGGTGATCGCCACCCTGTTCGGCACCCTGGCGGTGTTCGGCCTGCAGCGGGCGGGCAAGCGGGTGCGGCTGTTCTTCGATGCCATGACCTACTGCGCCATCATCATTCCTGGCATCGTCATCGGCATCGCCACCCTGATCGCCTTCATCAGTCTGTTCGAGGTGGTCAATCCGCTGCTGGACCTGCTGTTGGGCGCCGGCCTGCCGCGCTTGCGCATGGGGTTGTTCACCGTGATCGCGGCGCATTCGCTGTTCACCATGGCGCTGGTGATGGTGATCGTCCGCACCCGCGTCGAGTCCCTGGACAAGGCGCTGCTGGAAGCCTCCTCCGACCTCTACGCTCCGCCCCTGGAAACCTTCCGCCGGGTGACCCTGCCGCAGATCGCCCCGGCGATCCTGGCCGGCTTCCTGCTGGCGTTCACCTTCAGCTTCGACGATTTCATCATCGCCTTCTTCGTCGCCGGTTCGGAAACCACCTTGCCGATCTACATCTTCTCGTCGATCCGCCGGGGCATCACGCCGGAGATCAACGCCATTTCCACGGTGATCATCTGCGTCTCCCTGGCGCTGCTGTTCACCTCCCGCCATCTGCAGAACCGCCGCAGCGGCGCCTGA
- a CDS encoding aldehyde dehydrogenase family protein, which yields MRDQLYINGQWVRPDLGGYFEVLDPSNGDLIQRVPAATEEDIDHAVHAARQAFNRGWGQSSGAERAVWLEALASELEGRQDALAVLEVRDNGKPLPEAQWDIADAVGCFRYYADLARELDGRQDQPLELPDARFSCRVRYEPVGVAGQIIPWNYPLLMAAWKVAPALAAGATCVLKPSELTPLTALELAGAAERIGLPSGVLNVVTGLGSEAGGPLSHHPGVDKLAFTGSVPTGAKIMSAAAADIKNISLELGGKSAFIVFDDADVEAAVEWIMFGIFWNQGQVCSATSRLLVQEGIADRLIERLVEETRRISIGPGLERGVLLGPLVSAGQYQKVMGMIEQGRQEASLLTGGKRPAHLSHGYFVEPAVFDEPADNSRIWREEIFGPVLCVKRFKTEADALRQANDSRYGLAAAVMSTDLDRAARVANGLRAGIVWVNCSQPTFTQAPWGGMKHSGIGRELGRWGLDNYLEVKQVTEYRSQEKWGWYLK from the coding sequence ATGCGTGACCAGCTGTATATCAACGGGCAATGGGTCCGCCCCGACCTGGGCGGTTATTTCGAAGTGCTGGACCCCAGCAACGGCGACCTGATCCAGCGCGTGCCGGCGGCCACGGAAGAAGACATCGACCACGCCGTGCACGCCGCCCGCCAGGCTTTCAACCGGGGCTGGGGGCAGAGCAGCGGGGCGGAGCGCGCCGTCTGGCTGGAGGCCCTGGCCAGTGAGCTGGAAGGGCGCCAGGACGCCCTGGCGGTGCTGGAGGTGCGCGACAACGGCAAGCCGCTACCGGAAGCGCAGTGGGACATCGCCGATGCCGTCGGCTGCTTCCGCTATTACGCCGACCTGGCGCGGGAGCTGGACGGCCGCCAGGACCAGCCGCTGGAGCTGCCGGACGCGCGCTTCAGCTGCCGCGTCCGCTATGAACCGGTGGGGGTGGCAGGGCAGATCATTCCCTGGAACTACCCGCTGCTGATGGCGGCCTGGAAAGTGGCCCCGGCCCTGGCGGCGGGCGCCACCTGCGTGCTCAAGCCCTCGGAACTGACACCGCTGACGGCCCTGGAACTGGCCGGCGCCGCCGAACGCATCGGCCTGCCCTCCGGTGTGCTCAACGTGGTTACCGGCCTGGGCAGTGAAGCGGGTGGGCCGCTCAGCCACCATCCGGGTGTGGACAAGCTGGCCTTCACCGGCAGCGTGCCGACGGGGGCGAAGATCATGTCGGCGGCGGCGGCCGACATCAAGAACATCAGCCTGGAGCTGGGCGGCAAGTCGGCCTTCATTGTCTTCGACGATGCCGATGTCGAGGCCGCCGTGGAGTGGATCATGTTCGGCATCTTCTGGAACCAGGGGCAGGTGTGCAGCGCCACATCGCGCCTGCTGGTGCAGGAGGGCATCGCCGACCGCCTGATCGAACGCCTGGTGGAGGAGACCCGGCGCATCAGTATCGGCCCCGGTCTGGAACGGGGTGTGCTGCTGGGCCCGCTGGTGAGCGCCGGGCAGTACCAGAAGGTCATGGGCATGATCGAACAGGGCCGGCAGGAGGCCAGCCTGCTGACCGGCGGCAAGCGCCCGGCGCACCTGTCACACGGCTACTTCGTCGAGCCTGCGGTATTCGATGAGCCGGCAGACAACAGCCGCATCTGGCGCGAGGAAATCTTCGGCCCGGTGCTCTGCGTCAAACGCTTCAAGACCGAAGCCGACGCCCTGCGCCAGGCCAACGACAGCCGCTACGGCCTCGCCGCCGCCGTAATGAGCACCGACCTCGACCGCGCCGCGCGGGTGGCCAACGGCCTGCGCGCCGGCATCGTCTGGGTCAACTGCTCGCAACCCACCTTCACCCAGGCCCCCTGGGGCGGCATGAAGCACAGCGGCATCGGCCGCGAACTGGGTCGCTGGGGGCTGGACAACTACCTGGAGGTGAAGCAGGTCACCGAGTACCGCAGCCAGGAGAAGTGGGGGTGGTACCTCAAATAG
- a CDS encoding PAS domain-containing protein, with the protein MPAQIDFKELHWLLDIVQCLDVGVVVLDRQYHVEVWNSFMENHSGLSPDRVHGKNIFELFPEIDRVWLRRKVDTVLQLGTRAFSLWEQRPYLIRFENYRPITGEEDFMYQNLTVLPLAAAGGQVERVCLVITDMTEVARLKRRLVEVGARH; encoded by the coding sequence ATGCCGGCACAGATCGATTTCAAGGAACTCCACTGGCTGCTCGATATCGTCCAGTGCCTGGACGTCGGTGTGGTGGTGCTTGACCGCCAGTACCATGTCGAGGTGTGGAACAGCTTCATGGAGAACCATTCAGGGCTGAGCCCCGACCGGGTGCACGGCAAGAACATCTTCGAGCTGTTCCCGGAGATCGACCGCGTCTGGCTCCGGCGCAAGGTGGACACCGTGCTGCAACTGGGCACCCGCGCCTTCAGCCTGTGGGAGCAGCGCCCCTACCTGATCCGCTTCGAGAACTACCGGCCCATCACCGGCGAAGAGGACTTCATGTACCAGAACCTCACCGTCCTGCCCCTGGCGGCAGCCGGAGGACAGGTGGAGCGGGTGTGCCTGGTGATCACCGACATGACCGAGGTGGCGCGGTTGAAGAGGCGGTTGGTGGAGGTCGGCGCGCGCCACTGA
- a CDS encoding response regulator: protein MIPLLVCDDSMMARKQLIRALPLDWPVHITQASQGEEALEAIRRGHGHVVLLDLTMPVMDGYQVLSQLRAEGLHAKVVVVSGDIQEEAQRRVHELGALAFIRKPADPDELRETLISLGLLRPAPATSPVTGVPSRIDPDLRVNFRDALREVSNVAMGRAAALLARVLGVFVELPVPNVNLFEVSELHMALVDAQRGERLSAVCQGFIGESIAGEALLLFHDAESAEVARLLGWAPHSDAGEAEMQLDLASILIGACLGGIAEQIDVRFSQGHPQLLGQHSSIERLLQLNNRRWRKTLAVEISYTIEDHNLHFDLLLLFTETSIARLTQKIHYLMD from the coding sequence GTGATTCCCCTCCTCGTCTGCGACGACTCGATGATGGCGCGCAAGCAGCTGATCCGCGCGCTGCCGCTGGACTGGCCGGTGCACATCACCCAGGCCAGCCAGGGTGAAGAAGCACTGGAAGCGATACGCCGAGGGCACGGCCACGTCGTCCTGCTGGACCTGACCATGCCGGTGATGGATGGCTACCAGGTGCTTAGCCAGCTCCGCGCCGAAGGGCTCCATGCCAAGGTGGTGGTGGTTTCCGGCGATATCCAGGAAGAGGCCCAGCGCCGCGTCCACGAGCTGGGCGCCCTGGCCTTCATCCGCAAGCCCGCCGACCCGGACGAACTGCGGGAAACCCTGATCAGCCTCGGTCTCCTGCGCCCGGCGCCGGCCACCAGCCCGGTCACCGGTGTGCCCAGCCGCATCGACCCCGACTTGCGGGTGAATTTCCGTGACGCCCTGCGCGAGGTCAGCAACGTCGCCATGGGCCGCGCCGCCGCCCTGCTGGCCCGGGTGCTCGGGGTCTTCGTGGAACTGCCGGTGCCCAACGTCAATCTCTTCGAAGTCAGCGAACTGCACATGGCCCTGGTCGACGCCCAGCGGGGCGAGCGGCTTTCCGCGGTGTGCCAGGGCTTTATCGGCGAATCCATCGCCGGCGAGGCGCTGCTGCTGTTCCATGACGCCGAAAGCGCCGAAGTCGCCCGCCTGCTGGGTTGGGCGCCCCACAGCGATGCCGGCGAGGCGGAAATGCAGCTGGACCTGGCGAGCATCCTCATCGGCGCCTGCCTGGGCGGCATCGCCGAGCAGATCGACGTGCGCTTCTCCCAAGGCCATCCGCAGCTGCTGGGCCAGCACAGCTCCATCGAGCGGTTGCTCCAGCTCAACAACCGGCGTTGGCGCAAGACCCTGGCGGTGGAGATCAGCTACACCATCGAAGACCACAACCTGCACTTCGACCTGCTGCTGCTCTTCACCGAGACCTCCATCGCGCGCCTGACCCAGAAGATCCACTACCTGATGGACTGA
- a CDS encoding TIGR03862 family flavoprotein — protein sequence MNDSAPFVAVIGGGPAGLMAAEVLAQGGARVELFDAMPSVGRKFLLAGVGGMNITHSEPKEPFLGRYGARRDELAALLDGFGAEELREWIHDLGIDTFVGSSGRVFPTDMKAAPLLRAWLKRLREQGVVIHTRHRWLGWDESGALRIATPDGERAIAADACLLALGGGSWARLGSDGAWLPLLEARRVGIAPLQPSNCGFDVEGWSPLLKEKFAGAPIKSATIRLGHGTPRQGEFVLTATGVEGSLIYALSAAIREQINATGSATLTLDLLPSQPVDKVIKALSRPRGSRSMAKHLHSQLGIDGARAGLLRELSAKDDFLDPQRLAVAIKNLPLTVVRARPLDEAISSAGGVPFEVLNEGLMLKRLPGVFCAGEMLDWEAPTGGYLLTACFASGRVAARGVLRWLSESRALYPHPDI from the coding sequence ATGAACGATTCCGCCCCCTTCGTCGCCGTCATTGGCGGCGGCCCTGCCGGCCTGATGGCCGCCGAAGTCCTGGCCCAGGGTGGCGCGCGGGTGGAGCTGTTCGATGCCATGCCCTCGGTCGGGCGCAAGTTCCTGCTGGCGGGCGTCGGCGGGATGAACATCACCCACTCGGAGCCGAAGGAACCCTTCCTCGGTCGCTACGGTGCGCGCCGCGATGAACTGGCCGCGCTGCTGGACGGTTTTGGTGCCGAAGAACTGCGCGAGTGGATTCACGACCTCGGCATCGACACCTTCGTCGGCAGCTCCGGCCGGGTCTTTCCCACCGATATGAAGGCTGCGCCCCTGCTGCGCGCCTGGCTCAAGCGTCTGCGGGAACAGGGCGTGGTTATCCACACCCGCCATCGCTGGCTCGGCTGGGACGAATCCGGCGCCCTGCGCATCGCCACCCCGGATGGAGAACGTGCGATCGCGGCCGACGCCTGCTTGCTGGCCCTTGGCGGCGGCAGCTGGGCGCGGCTGGGTTCGGACGGCGCCTGGCTGCCGCTGCTGGAAGCCCGGAGGGTGGGCATCGCGCCGCTGCAACCCAGCAACTGCGGTTTCGACGTGGAAGGCTGGAGCCCGCTGCTCAAGGAGAAATTCGCCGGTGCGCCGATCAAGTCGGCAACCATCCGCCTGGGTCACGGAACGCCGCGTCAGGGCGAGTTCGTACTCACCGCGACCGGTGTCGAAGGCAGCCTGATCTACGCCCTCTCCGCCGCCATCCGCGAGCAGATCAACGCCACGGGCAGCGCCACGCTGACGCTGGACCTGCTGCCCAGCCAGCCTGTGGACAAGGTCATCAAGGCCCTGTCCCGGCCACGCGGGTCGCGCTCCATGGCCAAGCACCTGCACAGCCAGCTGGGGATCGACGGTGCCCGCGCCGGCCTGCTGCGGGAACTGTCGGCCAAGGACGACTTCCTCGACCCGCAGCGTCTGGCCGTCGCCATCAAGAACCTGCCGCTGACCGTGGTGCGGGCGCGTCCGCTGGACGAGGCCATCAGCTCCGCTGGCGGCGTGCCGTTCGAGGTTCTGAATGAAGGCTTGATGCTCAAGCGACTGCCGGGCGTGTTCTGCGCCGGCGAGATGCTCGACTGGGAAGCCCCCACCGGCGGCTACCTGCTCACCGCCTGCTTCGCCAGCGGCCGCGTCGCCGCACGGGGCGTGCTGCGCTGGCTATCGGAGTCACGCGCCCTGTACCCGCATCCAGACATCTGA
- a CDS encoding histone deacetylase, which yields MFLPLVYHDDYSPPFPAEHRFPMDKFRLLRDHLVDSGLTTDERLHRPEVCPPEVLALAHCPRYIQRFLDGELGREEQRRLGLPWSPPLARRTVRAVGGSLLAADLALEHGLACHLAGGTHHAHYDHAAGFCIFNDLAVISRYLLESGRVQRVLIFDCDVHQGDGTARLLADTPEAITVSLHCDKNFPARKAESDWDIPLPMGMGDADYLRVVDDALNYLLPLYQPDLVLYDAGVDVHKDDALGYLQLTDAGLAERDERVIRHCLGRDIPVVGLIGGGYDKDRTALARRHGILHHSADKVWRGMGLGNPSSEL from the coding sequence ATGTTCCTGCCGCTGGTCTACCACGACGACTACAGCCCGCCTTTCCCGGCGGAGCACCGCTTCCCCATGGACAAGTTCCGCTTGCTGCGGGACCACCTCGTGGACAGCGGCCTGACCACGGACGAACGCCTGCACCGTCCGGAGGTCTGCCCGCCCGAGGTGCTGGCCCTCGCCCACTGCCCCCGTTATATCCAGCGATTTCTCGACGGCGAACTGGGCCGCGAGGAGCAGCGTCGCCTTGGCCTGCCCTGGAGCCCGCCCCTGGCGCGGCGCACCGTGCGCGCGGTGGGTGGCTCCCTGCTGGCCGCCGATCTGGCCCTGGAGCACGGGCTGGCGTGCCACCTCGCGGGCGGCACCCACCACGCGCACTACGACCACGCGGCGGGCTTCTGCATCTTCAATGACCTGGCGGTGATCAGCCGTTACCTGCTGGAATCCGGCCGGGTGCAGCGGGTGCTGATCTTCGACTGCGACGTGCACCAGGGCGACGGCACTGCGCGCCTGCTGGCAGATACCCCCGAAGCGATCACGGTGTCCCTGCACTGCGACAAGAACTTCCCGGCGCGCAAGGCCGAAAGCGACTGGGACATTCCCCTGCCCATGGGCATGGGCGATGCCGACTACCTGCGGGTGGTGGATGACGCCCTCAACTACCTGCTGCCCCTCTATCAGCCGGACCTGGTGCTCTACGACGCCGGCGTCGATGTGCACAAGGACGATGCCCTGGGCTACCTGCAACTCACCGATGCCGGCCTGGCCGAGCGCGACGAGCGGGTGATCCGCCACTGCCTGGGCCGGGATATTCCGGTGGTGGGCCTGATCGGCGGTGGCTACGACAAGGACCGCACGGCCCTGGCCCGCCGCCATGGGATTCTGCATCACAGTGCGGACAAGGTCTGGCGGGGGATGGGGTTGGGAAACCCGTCCTCCGAGCTGTAG
- a CDS encoding GNAT family N-acetyltransferase produces the protein MPPIELHTPRLHLRAWRDDDLPAFAELNAAPEVMRHFPACLDRAESDALAGRIRQHAQQYGFGQWVVEHREDGGFVGVVGLQNVNFDQHFTPAVEIGWRLMHRYWGQGLASEAALAALAFGFESLQLAEIVAFTVPANLRSRAVMARIGMQYDPEGDFLHPRLPEGHLLQPHVLYRLGRAEWEALR, from the coding sequence GTGCCACCGATCGAACTGCATACCCCGCGCCTGCACCTGCGTGCCTGGCGCGACGACGACCTGCCGGCCTTCGCCGAACTCAATGCCGCCCCCGAGGTGATGCGCCATTTCCCGGCCTGTCTCGACCGGGCGGAAAGCGATGCCCTGGCGGGCCGCATCCGCCAGCATGCCCAGCAGTACGGCTTTGGCCAGTGGGTGGTCGAGCACCGTGAGGATGGCGGCTTTGTCGGTGTCGTCGGCCTGCAGAATGTGAACTTCGACCAGCACTTCACCCCGGCGGTGGAAATCGGCTGGCGCCTGATGCATCGCTACTGGGGGCAGGGCCTGGCCAGCGAGGCGGCGCTGGCGGCCCTGGCGTTCGGTTTCGAGTCCCTGCAACTGGCGGAAATCGTGGCCTTCACGGTGCCGGCGAACCTTCGCTCGCGGGCGGTGATGGCGCGTATCGGCATGCAGTACGACCCGGAAGGCGACTTCCTGCACCCGCGCTTGCCCGAAGGCCATCTGCTGCAACCGCATGTGCTCTATCGGCTGGGCCGCGCCGAATGGGAGGCGCTGCGATGA
- a CDS encoding SagB/ThcOx family dehydrogenase, giving the protein MSDAVRAYHELSKHRPDRFAPGPGQLHWATQPAPFRRYAGARLLELWHRPLEETPPYDAAFAGPIGPPAPLNRESLSQLLYDSLAISAWKEAGGNRWALRVNPSSGNLHPTEAYLLLPPGAVEEAGLLAHYTPDVHALEVRAELPAPLAAQLTANLPAGGFLLGLASIPWREAWKYGERAYRYCQHDLGHALAALAIAASALGWQVRLLGGVTEERLDGLLGLDRPGFVEREYADVLLWVGPPQDQEFPLGQALLDGLMALEMQGVPNRLSREQRHWPELERIHGLCRAPRRPLADWRAPLAAATVDNPGLPLRPLLHRRRSAQSMDGRSGIHADLLLAWLRRLMPAHSPVPFAGFGRPQVDLLLFVHRVQGMAPGLYWLARGAAPEGDLANGLRADFLWQRASDELPLYRLLEGDARGLAGFLSCGQDIAADGCFALAMLARFDDALAQGAWQYPRLYWECGQIGQVLYLEAEAAGLSGTGIGCYFDDSVHELLEMADSRWQSLYHFTIGRALWDERLTTLPAYPQLRLPPRP; this is encoded by the coding sequence ATGAGCGACGCCGTGCGCGCCTACCACGAGCTCAGCAAGCATCGCCCCGATCGCTTTGCTCCCGGCCCCGGTCAGCTGCACTGGGCCACCCAGCCGGCGCCCTTTCGCCGCTACGCCGGCGCGCGACTGCTGGAGCTCTGGCACCGCCCGCTGGAGGAAACGCCGCCCTACGACGCCGCCTTCGCCGGCCCGATCGGCCCGCCTGCACCGCTCAATCGCGAAAGCCTGTCCCAGCTGCTCTACGACAGCCTGGCCATTTCCGCCTGGAAGGAGGCCGGTGGCAACCGCTGGGCGCTGCGGGTCAATCCGTCCTCGGGCAACCTGCACCCCACCGAGGCGTATCTGCTGCTGCCGCCCGGCGCGGTGGAGGAGGCCGGCCTGCTGGCCCACTACACCCCGGACGTGCACGCCCTGGAAGTCCGCGCCGAACTGCCGGCGCCCCTGGCCGCTCAGTTGACGGCGAACCTGCCGGCGGGCGGCTTCCTGCTCGGTCTGGCCAGCATTCCCTGGCGGGAAGCCTGGAAATACGGCGAGCGGGCCTACCGCTATTGCCAGCACGACCTGGGCCACGCCCTGGCGGCACTGGCCATCGCCGCCAGCGCCCTGGGTTGGCAGGTGCGGCTGCTGGGCGGTGTCACCGAGGAGCGGCTGGACGGCCTGCTGGGGCTGGATCGGCCGGGCTTTGTCGAGCGCGAATACGCCGATGTGCTGCTGTGGGTGGGGCCGCCCCAGGATCAGGAGTTTCCGCTTGGCCAGGCGCTGCTGGATGGCCTGATGGCGCTGGAGATGCAGGGCGTTCCCAATCGCCTGTCCCGCGAGCAGCGCCACTGGCCGGAACTGGAGCGCATCCATGGCCTGTGCCGTGCCCCGCGCCGGCCGTTGGCGGATTGGCGTGCACCGTTAGCGGCCGCCACTGTGGATAACCCGGGCCTGCCGTTGCGCCCGTTGTTGCATCGGCGGCGCAGCGCGCAATCCATGGACGGCCGCAGCGGTATTCACGCGGACCTGCTGCTGGCCTGGCTGCGTCGATTGATGCCGGCGCATTCGCCGGTGCCCTTCGCCGGGTTTGGCCGGCCACAGGTGGATCTGCTGCTCTTCGTCCACCGTGTCCAGGGCATGGCTCCCGGCCTCTACTGGCTGGCCCGTGGCGCGGCGCCCGAGGGCGACCTGGCGAATGGTCTGCGGGCGGATTTTCTCTGGCAGCGGGCCAGCGACGAGCTGCCGCTGTACCGCCTGCTGGAAGGCGATGCTCGTGGCCTGGCGGGTTTTCTGTCCTGCGGCCAGGACATCGCCGCCGATGGCTGTTTCGCCCTGGCGATGCTCGCCCGCTTCGACGACGCCCTGGCTCAGGGCGCGTGGCAGTACCCGCGGCTTTACTGGGAGTGCGGCCAGATCGGCCAAGTGCTCTACCTGGAGGCGGAGGCGGCTGGGCTGTCCGGCACCGGGATCGGTTGCTACTTCGACGACTCGGTACATGAATTGCTGGAAATGGCCGACAGTCGGTGGCAAAGCCTTTACCATTTCACCATTGGCCGCGCGCTGTGGGACGAGCGCCTGACGACGCTGCCGGCCTATCCGCAACTACGACTACCGCCCCGGCCATGA
- the tesB gene encoding acyl-CoA thioesterase II, with protein sequence MTQVLDELVALLSLESIEENLFRGVSQDLGFRQLFGGQVLGQSLSAASQTVDPERHVHSLHGYFLRPGDATLPVVYSVERVRDGGTFSTRRVTAIQKGQQIFTCSASFQQDEEGFEHQLTMPDVPGPENLPSELEIARQNAQLLSERVRDKFLCAKPIEIRPVTADNPYDPRPGEPVKHLWFRADGSLPDIAAIHKYILAYASDFGLLTTSMLPHGVSVWQKFMQVASLDHALWFHRNLRADDWLLYSMDSPWAGNARGFSRGSIFNREGQLVASVAQEGLTRLREDWK encoded by the coding sequence ATGACCCAGGTGCTCGACGAGCTGGTCGCGCTGCTGAGCCTCGAATCCATCGAAGAGAACCTGTTCCGTGGCGTCAGCCAGGACCTGGGCTTCCGCCAATTGTTCGGTGGCCAGGTGCTGGGCCAGTCCCTGTCCGCCGCCAGCCAGACGGTGGACCCGGAGCGCCACGTGCACTCCCTGCACGGCTACTTCCTGCGCCCCGGGGATGCGACCCTGCCGGTGGTCTACTCGGTGGAGCGGGTCCGCGACGGCGGCACCTTCAGCACGCGCCGCGTCACCGCCATCCAGAAGGGCCAGCAGATCTTCACCTGCAGCGCCTCGTTCCAGCAGGACGAAGAAGGCTTCGAGCACCAGCTCACCATGCCCGATGTGCCGGGGCCGGAAAACCTGCCCAGCGAACTGGAGATTGCCCGACAGAATGCCCAACTGTTGTCCGAGCGGGTCCGCGACAAGTTCCTCTGCGCCAAGCCCATCGAGATTCGTCCGGTCACCGCCGACAACCCCTACGACCCGCGTCCGGGCGAGCCGGTGAAGCACCTCTGGTTCCGCGCTGACGGCAGCCTTCCGGACATCGCGGCGATCCACAAGTACATCCTCGCCTACGCCTCGGACTTCGGCCTGCTGACCACGTCGATGCTGCCCCACGGCGTGTCGGTGTGGCAGAAGTTCATGCAGGTGGCCAGCCTCGACCACGCCCTCTGGTTCCACCGCAACCTGCGCGCCGACGACTGGCTGCTCTATTCCATGGACAGCCCCTGGGCCGGCAATGCCCGTGGTTTCTCGCGGGGCAGCATCTTCAATCGCGAAGGCCAACTGGTGGCCTCGGTGGCCCAGGAAGGGCTGACACGCCTGCGCGAGGATTGGAAGTGA
- a CDS encoding HAD family hydrolase, whose protein sequence is MSLAQFRHWVFDMDGTLTIAVHDFAAIRVALDIPPEDDILHHLAALPEDEAAAKHAWLLEHERELALGAQPAAGAIELVRELHQRGCQLGILTRNAHELALLTLEAIGLGDCFVTEDILGRGEAPPKPHPGGLLHLAERWQVEPAHLVMVGDYRFDLDCGRAAGASTVLVNLPENPWPELADWFARDCGELLGMVRG, encoded by the coding sequence ATGAGCCTGGCGCAGTTCCGCCACTGGGTGTTCGACATGGACGGCACCCTGACCATCGCCGTGCATGATTTCGCCGCCATCCGCGTGGCGCTGGACATCCCGCCGGAGGACGACATCCTCCACCACCTGGCCGCCCTGCCCGAGGACGAGGCCGCCGCCAAGCATGCCTGGCTGCTGGAGCACGAGCGGGAACTGGCCCTCGGCGCCCAGCCCGCCGCCGGCGCCATCGAACTGGTGCGCGAACTGCACCAGCGCGGCTGCCAGCTTGGCATCCTCACCCGCAACGCCCACGAACTGGCACTGCTCACCCTGGAGGCCATAGGCCTCGGCGACTGCTTTGTCACCGAGGACATCCTCGGTCGCGGCGAAGCCCCCCCAAAACCCCATCCCGGCGGCCTGCTGCACCTGGCCGAGCGCTGGCAGGTCGAGCCCGCTCACCTGGTGATGGTGGGCGACTACCGCTTCGACCTCGACTGCGGCCGTGCGGCAGGGGCCAGTACCGTGCTGGTGAACCTGCCGGAAAACCCCTGGCCGGAGCTGGCGGACTGGTTTGCGCGGGATTGTGGGGAGTTGTTGGGGATGGTGAGGGGGTAG